The following proteins are encoded in a genomic region of Paenibacillus sp. FSL R7-0273:
- a CDS encoding iron-containing alcohol dehydrogenase has product MNRFTIPRDIYFGENALDILKTLRGQKATLVIGGGSIKNQGYLDKIKQLLEAAGMETQLIEGINTEPTVAMVQAGAAQMREFQPDWIIGLGGGSPMDAAKAMWIFYEYPELTFEQAAVPFTLPELRTKAKFIGIPTTSGTAAEISNLSVITDEQTGIKYPLADFGLTPDIAIIDPILVAQMPQHMIAYSGMDAVTHSLEAYVAKPRTIFTDALAIEAAEALKDHLLASYQGDMSSREKVHYAQAMAGMSFANAVLGNVHSLAHKSGPTFNIPHGLANAIYLPYVIQFNRKAIEERYAKLAARLKLKGDTTKELTDSLIEWVRELNREMGIPGTIKELGITETEFLIHVDVMAANAVKDPCTGTNPRETSVGQMKQLYEAAFYGRNVTF; this is encoded by the coding sequence ATGAACAGATTTACAATTCCGCGGGATATTTATTTTGGAGAGAATGCTCTGGATATTCTGAAAACGTTGCGGGGGCAAAAGGCAACTTTGGTCATTGGTGGCGGTTCCATTAAAAATCAGGGGTATCTGGATAAAATCAAACAATTACTTGAAGCAGCAGGCATGGAGACGCAGCTTATTGAAGGCATTAATACAGAGCCAACGGTAGCTATGGTTCAGGCAGGAGCTGCGCAAATGAGAGAGTTTCAGCCTGATTGGATAATCGGGTTAGGGGGAGGTTCTCCAATGGATGCCGCCAAAGCAATGTGGATATTTTATGAGTATCCAGAATTGACCTTTGAACAGGCTGCGGTGCCCTTCACTCTGCCGGAGCTCCGGACAAAAGCCAAATTCATTGGGATTCCAACAACCAGCGGTACGGCGGCGGAGATTTCCAATCTTTCTGTTATTACAGATGAACAGACAGGAATTAAATATCCGTTGGCCGATTTCGGACTTACTCCGGATATTGCCATTATCGATCCCATTCTGGTTGCTCAAATGCCTCAGCATATGATTGCCTATAGCGGTATGGATGCAGTTACGCATAGTTTAGAAGCTTACGTGGCCAAGCCGCGCACTATTTTTACTGATGCACTTGCAATTGAAGCTGCCGAGGCACTTAAAGATCATCTGCTCGCCTCTTATCAAGGAGATATGTCGTCCAGAGAGAAAGTTCACTACGCGCAGGCTATGGCAGGAATGTCTTTTGCCAATGCAGTTTTGGGAAATGTACATAGCTTGGCACACAAAAGTGGCCCTACCTTCAATATTCCTCATGGACTGGCGAATGCAATTTATCTGCCATACGTAATTCAGTTCAATAGAAAGGCTATAGAGGAACGTTACGCTAAGCTTGCAGCCCGTCTAAAACTGAAGGGGGATACTACCAAGGAGTTAACAGATTCCTTAATTGAATGGGTCCGTGAGCTTAATCGTGAAATGGGGATACCCGGAACAATTAAAGAATTGGGTATTACAGAAACCGAGTTCCTTATACATGTAGATGTAATGGCCGCCAATGCAGTGAAGGACCCATGTACAGGTACGAATCCGCGTGAAACCTCGGTTGGACAAATGAAGCAGTTATATGAAGCTGCATTTTATGGTAGGAATGTTACTTTTTAA
- a CDS encoding prolyl-tRNA synthetase associated domain-containing protein: MMNREAVIELLKQQNVSHEVIDHPAAYTIADMESFGLPRIDQIAKNLFIRDDKKRNYYLLTIQKDKSVNLKQLRTLLESRPLTFASEEDLLQLLGLTKGAVSPFGILNDKECTVKFILDEELHKSATVGVHPNENTATVWLAPEDLLGIVTAHGNEVSVITL, translated from the coding sequence ATGATGAACCGCGAAGCCGTTATTGAGCTGTTGAAGCAGCAGAATGTAAGCCATGAAGTGATTGACCATCCTGCAGCCTATACCATCGCAGACATGGAGAGCTTCGGGCTCCCCAGAATAGATCAGATAGCCAAAAATCTGTTCATCCGTGATGACAAGAAAAGAAACTATTATCTGCTGACAATCCAAAAGGATAAGTCCGTTAACCTGAAGCAGCTGCGCACACTGCTGGAATCCCGGCCCCTGACGTTTGCTTCTGAAGAGGATCTGCTGCAGCTGCTCGGGCTCACCAAAGGCGCCGTTTCCCCGTTTGGCATCCTGAATGACAAGGAATGCACCGTGAAATTTATCCTGGACGAGGAGCTGCACAAGAGTGCAACCGTCGGCGTCCATCCTAACGAAAACACCGCTACAGTCTGGCTGGCACCCGAAGATCTGCTCGGCATCGTAACAGCCCATGGTAATGAGGTCAGTGTAATAACACTGTAG
- a CDS encoding MFS transporter, protein MYSTNGKHSNSPADELLCLFIITLLINCYVTIIMNSHTSISGIFLWCRNIILVTGSKVQVDKRLNVQYVLIQCSYYAVCTCFVAYMVPVLQKQGFSNSEIGMLLGIRALLSVIFQPLFANFMDKYNKKISFNLLIAVMIIVSMLMTVAQLMNPGFLWMSVIFVFYGIFSFGMISFIDAMSTLYFHMGRKINYPAARGFGSLSYAVSALLVGLLVEPATILILQLVLFVPLLILILNIDTLKGIEHPTDEADQGNLSFFELMKKFPLFKIFLITIILCFIGKEMTSNFLIDVYTSLGGSSKTYGVGMFILAMSEVPAAILFIKLTNKLGIYRLMILSFSFATLRVLLILLAPNLFVLNAVQALQMLGHGLFWAGNVQFIRTILPAKYAVKAQAAVGVCYLGVGSGVGSIIGGFILENTSLTFMLLVSFILSVLGIIVLYSGKKYAKDL, encoded by the coding sequence ATGTATTCAACAAACGGTAAACACAGCAACTCACCCGCAGATGAGTTGCTGTGTTTATTTATTATTACGTTATTGATAAATTGTTACGTAACAATTATAATGAATTCGCACACCAGTATTTCGGGGATTTTCCTTTGGTGTCGCAACATTATTTTGGTCACGGGGAGCAAAGTTCAGGTGGATAAAAGGTTGAATGTTCAGTATGTTTTAATACAATGCAGCTATTATGCTGTGTGTACCTGTTTTGTAGCGTATATGGTGCCGGTGCTGCAGAAGCAGGGGTTTAGTAATTCTGAAATTGGCATGCTGCTGGGCATCAGGGCACTGCTAAGTGTGATCTTTCAACCGCTGTTTGCTAATTTTATGGATAAGTATAATAAGAAAATCTCCTTCAATTTATTAATTGCCGTAATGATTATCGTGAGCATGCTCATGACCGTTGCCCAGTTGATGAACCCCGGCTTCCTGTGGATGAGTGTTATTTTTGTGTTTTACGGGATCTTCTCCTTCGGGATGATTTCCTTTATTGATGCGATGTCTACCTTGTACTTTCATATGGGCAGAAAAATTAATTATCCCGCAGCAAGAGGCTTCGGCTCTCTGAGTTATGCGGTCAGTGCATTACTGGTAGGTTTATTAGTAGAACCGGCTACGATCCTGATCCTCCAGCTCGTTTTATTTGTTCCCTTGCTGATTCTGATCCTGAACATTGATACGCTAAAAGGGATAGAGCATCCTACTGATGAAGCGGATCAGGGCAATCTGTCCTTTTTCGAATTAATGAAGAAATTCCCCTTATTTAAAATATTCCTGATCACTATTATTCTTTGTTTTATCGGGAAAGAAATGACCTCCAACTTCCTGATAGATGTGTATACTTCACTCGGCGGAAGCAGCAAAACCTACGGGGTCGGGATGTTTATATTGGCAATGAGTGAAGTTCCTGCCGCTATACTGTTTATCAAGCTGACTAATAAATTGGGCATTTATAGATTAATGATTCTTTCCTTCTCCTTCGCTACGTTACGTGTATTACTTATATTGCTTGCTCCAAACTTATTTGTTCTGAATGCGGTTCAAGCGCTGCAAATGCTGGGGCACGGGCTGTTCTGGGCAGGTAATGTGCAGTTTATCCGGACGATTCTGCCGGCAAAATACGCGGTGAAGGCTCAAGCAGCAGTAGGCGTCTGTTATTTAGGGGTAGGCAGCGGGGTAGGCAGTATCATCGGTGGTTTTATTCTGGAGAATACCAGTCTGACGTTTATGCTGCTGGTCTCGTTTATCCTTTCTGTTCTGGGTATCATAGTATTGTATTCCGGTAAGAAATACGCAAAAGATTTGTAA
- a CDS encoding GntR family transcriptional regulator produces MLKYREIANELEAYIRDNKLQQGDKLPVLETLMTTFEASKSTITKALGLLEKKGVVFQVRGSGIFVRRFNRTGYISLLSKQGFKKSHEDHNHTSKILELDVRTPSEEVANNLGMSVEDEVYYVKRIQYVDGKALCIEESFYNKTLIPYLNKEIVSESIFNYITEALGLKIGFSDKYLHVDKINAEEAEFLGLETGDPKLDIETIYHLTNGQPFDYSKLTYNYKQSQFFIQENREL; encoded by the coding sequence ATGTTGAAATATAGAGAAATAGCAAACGAACTGGAAGCCTATATTCGGGATAATAAGCTCCAGCAAGGTGATAAATTACCCGTATTAGAAACGTTAATGACTACATTTGAGGCCAGCAAAAGTACGATTACCAAGGCTTTAGGTTTATTGGAGAAAAAAGGGGTCGTGTTTCAAGTCAGAGGCAGCGGCATCTTTGTCCGCAGATTTAACAGAACAGGTTATATCAGTCTGCTGTCCAAGCAGGGGTTTAAGAAAAGCCATGAGGATCACAATCACACTTCAAAAATTCTGGAGCTGGATGTGCGGACTCCTTCAGAGGAAGTGGCTAATAATCTAGGCATGAGCGTAGAGGACGAAGTCTATTATGTTAAACGGATTCAATATGTAGACGGCAAAGCATTATGTATTGAAGAGTCCTTTTATAATAAAACCCTCATCCCTTATCTGAATAAAGAGATCGTGTCGGAATCCATTTTCAACTACATAACGGAAGCTTTGGGACTCAAAATCGGCTTTTCGGATAAGTATCTTCACGTTGATAAAATCAATGCAGAAGAAGCTGAGTTTCTGGGTCTGGAGACCGGCGATCCGAAGCTTGATATCGAAACGATTTATCACCTCACGAACGGGCAGCCTTTTGATTACTCCAAACTAACTTACAACTATAAGCAGTCCCAATTTTTTATCCAGGAAAATAGAGAACTATAA